ttttgttcAGATCACTATAACTTTATGACTTTCTATGAATCATGAAAGGTTACTGAAGATATACAATTAATGctataatgttttttttataattcagcTTAGTTTTACTTTTACCAACATAATGTTTCACCAAGGTAGGTAGCGAGATCGCGTTAGAATCATTCATTGTAGAGACTGTTTGATGATAATATCCAAGCCGCGTCTTAAAAGGCATACGGAAGCAGCGATTTGTATCCATTTAAGGCAATGCCAACTGAGTCGAGTTGTGGAGATGCTGGATGTTGACACTGACCTCAATGTAATAAGTTTGCGGTGATCCCTGCTTATCATAATATCATACGAATATCCTGAGAGCCTGACTCAATAATTAGGCGTAGGCCTATATCATATTCATGattagaattcaaattcaaatgcaTCAAGTATACTATGAATAATCTACGACTCTGTCACGAGTCGGATTATGAAACTTCCAGGCTTTTCATCTCAAACTTTTAAAATTAACTAGACGTCTTCTGAGTGATAGGTATATAGTGTATAGTTTAATATTGAACATTGAATTTTAAAGTCTCTCTGTCAAGACATAGTCTACTGTTTCAAGAAAATTCTGTTGAACACCCGTATTTTGCACAGAATTCGCTCTGCCTTTTGCATAAGAATATACAGAAGCTTTATATTCAGGATTTAGATAATAGGCTGATAAAATTGGATTATTTTGTATGTAAATTTTTGAAACTtgatttctaataaattttaaagGGACAGACTTGAGTCGTTATTCCGTTACGGTATGATTAGGCTTTTGTATGATGATGTTGATATAGGAATTGTTCACAGAGCACAACTTAAAAGGATAATCCCTTATCCTGCTACAGAAATAAATAGTTATACTATTCAATACACTGTGGAATATCAATcttaatttatttgataatgCAGTGAAATTACCATTTCAAACATACAAGTAAGTTTTGcagttttttattcaaagtagGCTATGGTAAATGGATTATTATAGAAGCTATCAAAGAGCTTTGTACAGAAGTTTGGAATGTCAACTATTAGAATAGTCAAATTCCAGGAAAGCAATATAAATTCAAGCTGACTTCCAAGTTGCAGATTGAATCACCATCAAAAATGTGACCCCAATCGAATCAACAGGTTTCAACTGCATTAGCTACCGGTATTGAAGAAACCAAGTACCTACCCTACAGTAAGTCAGTAATTGTAAATTTGGAATACAGTACTGATTGATAGTGATTGAAACgtgaattgtatttttttagcaaTTATTATCAGCTGAATAATAACCTTTATAcagaaatgacaataaaattattgaaatacaatagCTATACCCGTCACTTTATTCTTTGGCTTTTCGAACTCCAAGTAATTCTGTGATGTTTTAAAGGGTAATTGAGGATTAGCTTGAGTTATTGAACGAGTTATTGATTACTGATCGAGTTATATTTGTTACACAATAAgcaattatttataaaactaTAACACCTCTTGGAAAGTTCACAAATAGTTCATAACAGCATGATTGATTTAGAATTGccaatatatattatgttttgcttttaaaaaatattcaagaatccaatattaatttgaaatagtcGATTAATGATAGTGGAAGTTCATCATACCTCTATCATCttatcataattgaaaaataatacaatactgctattcattttttttttttttgaggaaTCACAACTTATTAATCTGCTATTTCATTTGAGAGGCTGTAGACTGTAAAGCTGATGTATATTGCGAATAAGCCTCATTCTAGTCtattatttaatctcaattcTATCTACGGTATAGAATTCACaagaatgataatgaatgaacaCCTCATATTATTCCAATCTCTAACTTTTTTAaggaatcttcatatcataaatagGCTAGTTGAGTTCTCCAGCTTTGTACAGAATACAATATTTCCTCACACAAAGTGGGTTTTAATGAAGAATTCAAATCTTACCTAGATTCCTGATTATGTAGGCTAGAAGCCCATTTATTCCCAGTACTACtagaataaaaaatcattttgtGCGAGTTCACTACAGTAGACTATTTTGAGGCTTTTGCTATTTTGAACGAGTTTTGCTTTAATATAGAATAGAACtccaatgaaaattgaataataaaattcacatattctcttactctcttgaataatattagaataggTACTCTCAAAAATTGctcaattcattattgaaataaataatattgtggaacttatttctctttttgtaTTCTCAAAAGCAGtcttattatgaaaatcaatgCTTCTGATTCTTCTTATTCCTAACCACTCTTACTCTGAAGCTTCATGTTTTGCAATTatcaaaaaaatgtaattatttgattaacataaACGAACACTGGAACATGTGAATGTGCTTTGGTTCACATATGCCTGGTGTTTCCAAATCCTCCATGGCCTGACTGTGATGCTCCCTTGTTGAATCCCATTTGCAGACCCAAGTGAGCTTCAGAGGCCTTCAACTGCTCCTCCGTGAATTGTCGTTCATTTTTGTCAGCCATTTTGGGACCCAGTCTTGGTCCTGTGTATTCAGGATGTAGTTGTGTCTGAAAATGACAAGTATTTCCAATCAATATAGAAGCTTACTAGGCAAACGTCCACAGTAGTTGATGGCTTTACATTATTCTTGAATTGTCGCATTACCTATTTCCTCAAAGTATTCAGTTAATCATTACTCATTGAGGTTGAGTgatagagaggacttaaaattCCTAACTCTgtctaataaagattttttattttcattttcattactgTGTAGTAAGGTCTCCAAATTGTCTCATTCTATTCTCGATGTAGTCATTAAATCATTAAAACTATTATAacttgaaaacaataaataattgtaacaataatttttaattgatatcAAATACAGGTATTGCGGttaacataatttttaaattctcaACCCTCAAACAGATTATCCTCGGATTCCCCAAAGTATGGTGAACGTTCGCCAGAATCAATTTTCTTTAATTACATcaatttcagtaatttttattgtaaagaaCTAATCATGTTCTATTTGGATTCTTTAGTTAATAATGTCATTACTATAAAAAAGACAAAAATTATCTAATTGGCTTTCATAAACAtgatattgaatgagaaaactACACCCATCCAAGTACTGACACACCATGAGAAATCTTGAAATTGTGACAGAAACTTTTTCATTCAGCTCAAATATTGGAAGCTACCATTTTTATAAACTTCCAGTCTAGAAAAACGATAATAtttcagataaaaataataatactgagggttatgcccacataagctcttaggcttgtgcgatgtgcgtgggtgatgagtcagagggatgatgatgagagatgacgactactttcaaggtagtcgggaccgacggtttatcgtctcctccgaaagacggggtggccgtatctatgtgattgtgttTTTGGGTCAAAAACAGCCCctgtcgagattcgaactcgggttctcttgattctCAGACCGGTGCGTTATCACTTATTACTCCAACGTACCGTAAAAATTAAGAGAGTGGATACATGAGTTTTACATTGCAAATTACTTTCACATGATCAGTTGGGAAGTGATTTACCCGATACAATTGATTCAGCCAATAAGCGCAAGGTATTTATGTCAcaaaatacttttttcaaatgcaACTTTTATTGTAGATTCCCTGATTGGAACTAGATGCTAGTTTTTATATTGCGGGGTTGATGCCCTCACATAAGCTTTCCATTTGTACGTGGgtgattcaaattttcaatatttgggTGATTGAAGAGATTAGCAAACATTTCTTTGTTGGGTTCATTCCTGTTTGGTTTGGGCGAGATTCAAACCCAGATCAGGAGTTCGATCAGCCTGCTACCAGGCAGTGCTAGCAGACTGGAGGTTGTAAAGCCTCAGTCCACTCGACCAACCTGGCCGTCAAATGTTTTTTTATCCACATTAAATTActctattttttataaaaacgggtaaatacaaaaatgataatGGTGGATACTCACTATTCTTCCAAGAGAATACAGACATAATGTCACTTGAGGAATATTTCTTCGTTCGAAAAGATCTGCTGTTTGGAAAATTTCTTCTTCTGGTACACCATATTTCTTCACGGCTGCTTGGAATCTGAGAAATCGAAAAATATAACGTTAGCTAtgtactaataattattaacttccCACTCCCATTAAACACATTATCTCACGGTGGACAACAAATAATGGATATATTATACAAAGACCAAAAATATAGTTTttctccatgaataaataagatTCGTCTCCAAAGCGCTAATTTGTAAGGGAGtgaaatttggtttgtaaagttttgtagtttgtcgcaaatgatcgaatctccTCGGCTAGATGGGATTCAACTAAATATTGCTAAATATTGTGCTTTAAATCTGTtgtgttttatttttcaatttttctatcaGCATTCTAGTTTCATCCTTCAAGGCTCAACTATACAATATCCCAATAATTGAGAGGAAttgaatgattttcaaaaatgaacatGTAAAATGGAAAGTCCCATCTATCCCATATACCATTAATTTGAACAAGAACTGCCTTTCCAGTAAAATGTATCAAGTCCTTTTCTTCAAACCTGCCACTCTGTTTCATAAcacattttaattgataatttggaaatattctttagatatagttgaaccGAACTGTAGTTCCAAGCACTTATCCAATTAACAACAGGGCTAGAAAATTCAACTCGAGAAAAATCACTGTtccatgaataaatagaatacatttgaaaacaattaattaaatgtatttttgttCTAGACATATGCTTGGTAGGTCTTAGAATAGCTCAAGTTTCAAACTTGGAAAAGcattcaacttatttttataattccCCATGCAGTGCCTAATTCACATCCAAATTAACAATCACACGAAGAAAATAAATAGCTGTCCTCATTAACTATAATAACACCAAATGAGTTCTATATCTGAAAATTCTGCaatcaaatacaaacacaaatttcaaaatagatTCTTGTGAACTTGGCACTGAGTTGCAGTTACTTTGAAATTGCTCATGACCCTCACATCGATTTTTATCGCTTCTCTATAATTGGAACATCCACTACAAAAGTGATTTGCACCGTTGCAGACATGAATACAGCGCTGATATCATTGGGAATTCCAAAAAGTGCTTTGGAATATTACAATATTGTGCAAGATTTaggaattgaaaaatagaaaatttatttatgttttacatCTATTGTTGTAGTACTGTCAATATTGTGACGTATTGGCATTTATTTTGGTGCGTTCTGAAATATTGCAGGAATATTATGTACTgcagagaagaagagaagctTGAAGTGGAATAAATTctgattgaattttgaaattttcagagTTTTTCAAAGCCATGAGTTATtatggaattgataaaaaaggCTACTGCACTGggtatttctatattatttcaaGTTACTTTCTTTTTGCTTCAATTAAAACTAGTCAAACTAGACTAAACGCAGCTCCCTCGATCACTGTCACTGTCACCTACAGTTCTTATTGAGCTCAGTGTCCGCTCTGCATTCCCTGTCAATAAGCCCCTCATCACCTGTCAAGTTCTTATCAAATGAATACTGAGTAAGCACAACTGAGAAAAGACAAGTGAGAAAAAATACAcatagtttttatattgtttgttctgtttgattaattattataggTTCCCATTCCAAATCAGGCTTTAGGTCCAATTCACACTGAAGTGGCTTGGCGATGACGTGGCATGGACATGGCGGTGGCGTGGCGATGACGTGGCGCTGACTTTTACAACTCATATAAACTTACGGTTCAATGCAAAGAGAAGTGCCGTGGCGAAACGCCACTTCAGTTTGCATTGGACCATTTGTTTATATACGAGTGGCGTGGAAGTGGCAAAAGTCAGAGCCATGCTACCGCCACGTCATTCTGTGTGAATTGggcataaaaattaataaaaatgtcaaaatttaataaatgttcaACATCTTACACGCCTCATTAACACACTATTCATATAACTCACCATGTGGCCAAAAATCATTCGACTCGCAAGTATTATCACTATTACAAATTCTCATACTAATATTTCCACCACAATATTTGTTTAAGTTCCATGTGAAAATCTTTCAGGAGTTTTGTGAGAAGGTTCATTAGAATTTTTCGAAATGTTATCGATTTGTTTTATAAACTGCTATTACCTTTGGATATTCTCCATCAGTTGGAAGTTGGTTCCTTTTGTTTGAATTTTCTTGACTGATCCGGGAGCAATCTTGTTGATGAGGTTACAGAGCACCACGCCATCTTTCAACACGTCTTCGTAGGGCTGACTGGGCAATTTCTCACCGATCACTGTCTCTATCCATTCGATCACTTCTTGCTCCTGCTCCTTGTTTCTGGCCTATAATTCGAAAacaatcatatttttcattcatggtAAATTGGCAATTGAATGGTGAATTGGCACTTGGATGTTAGAGTAAAGGaaactatatttattattattattattttattaattatttattatttgttttattatttctgtcatctctGCTTGGAtggaaattcatttcaatttctaactgcttaaaaatattattgaaaactggaaaatattatGCATTTATCTCTCCGCTTTGAAtgattcatatttctcaatCTCTCTGATAGAAGATTTGATTGGTATCTGTATGCCCATACACATcatgattaaaaatgaatattaattagTTCAATTCTTGAATTCATAATTTAGTTGAATTTGTCTCATATTTATGGATTCCTATAGATGTAAATGTATAATGTAAATGTACTATTTCCAATGGTATTGgaaaattaaatcaatattgAGAATTGCATTTTGTCTAACTTTCAGAGTCTGTTAGTAGCATTTAAGTTGTGTACggtattaattttcatcagtgATTTCACACTGAAAACTatcagaaatttcaataaaattatatattttcgacataatttatcataaaaaatatcaagtaaTGGAAGCTCATTAAAAAAGCAAGAAACGTTTCATCCAAAACTATTTTCATTGCCCAACCGATAATATTGTACTTTCAATATGCTTACTATCCATGAAACTTGAAGTCAGTATTTCTAATACTGTATAGCTTAGGCAACCTTTCATGAATTTTGACATCCTTAATTtaagataaatttattataatcattgaCATAGCTCGACTTGGAAAATTATCAGAGTAACATTGTGAGAAATTTATCATGTTTCCATCCAAAAATAATAGTGAATAGTTGTAGATACCCAGGTTTATAGGTAGCTCATCTATTTATATAGCAAGAAATATTCTCAACGAGTTCAGGGAGTTAGTGAATGACATTTGAATACAGTGAACGCTCTCAATGAAAATCATAGATTTACGTCAAGTATATATTTGAAACAAGGAAGAGATGAGGAATGTTTGTGACAGCAGAAGTTGTAGTAAATTATATTTGGAGGCAGTCCAGGTGAGAAATTATTGGCAGTTGCTACAAAAAGATGTTCTGTTTCTAGCCACTGTTGGTGCGATGCGCTCGAGACTCATGTTGTGGAGGTGTATTGAGGAGGATATATGCAACGATTTGGCATCATTTATACAACGCGATCTGTAGGAACCAATCAAAATTATGTGGAGTAATTTGAAATTGGTGTTGGCCCTGTAACAAATATTTCcctataataaatagataaattgaaatttgaaatgaatataaagtttttaattttttttctcgatGACATATTTCTTCACTAATTGCTGGACTCCCAGTTTGTCTAAGTTACAGGTATATGCTAAATAACTATTCCTTAAGCTTCTTAATgttgacaattttttatcagaattcttcttcattctatcattGATATAGAGTAAttgcaattttttaaaatgagatTAATCTGTACGCGATTTTTCATATATAGTCTGGACTCTAGAGAATTTGAAAGAGAAGCAGTTAGAGCTGAAAACATACTGTATGTGTCTTTCCAATAGAACTTAATATGATAATTTAATCGTGTATTAATGTATCACACATTTAAACAATGTGTGTTTCATGTTTAATTCAATCCATCGAATGtgtgttgaataaatttattcaaatttgctATACTGTACATCGCTTGCATCCAGATACGATGGATATTGGACAAATTGGACCGTTTTTGAAAAATGAcaagtttttaatcaaatttggCAAGAATATTAAGAAATGATCAGATCGAGACTCATGATATGTTCCTACCTTTTTCATAGTAgcttaaatattttcatttcccATCAAAATGTACTTATTGAATAAACTTACAAGATGTACCATATTTGTActttgttatttgttatttttgttattattgttattagtatgggaagttttttctttttctgcGAAGGGCCGGTTTTGAGAATGAAGAGACTccttattcaaataaattgcattcaaaataaattgtgCAGTTAGAAATTGCAATGTGATTGAGATAGAGAAGTTTATATCTGAAATTCTCCCACAAAACTGCTTCAAGTGAGAAAATGTGAGTGAATGGTGggatattgataatttttcttaATGAATCAACCCTTGAGCATTCAAAATCAATTCGCTTTTCATACTAAAAACTAATACAAATGCAAAATCGAATTCATATCACAGTTTCTactttatgataatattattgagtgCAACTCTCCCAAGAAGACGGCATATTTGTAGGTAATAGTTgtctaatgtaaataaaaacttttagtactcttttattagaatattttaacgactaggtttgaccataggtcattttcaagtttttaataaaaatgtactaaaatttttctattgtttttatttgaatcaagtagcccatataagcgaAGTGATTTTTGTCTAATGTAGTTTATCATATCAACACTACCGTATTTATTAAAGTTCATGGAATCTAAATTGATTGTGCAATTGAATTGGAGATCAGCATTGATGAATAGATTACTTCTTTTTATGTTATTTCACCTCAATTAAATAACGAGCATTgcttattttttttaattggattAGTGTATACGTCAAACAAATATTAGATAGAACAGAATGAGTTTTCATATTCATCCCACAACTTAAATACGTTTCTCAATTTTGAGTGAATGCCAAAAACTTCAAAACACATGTCGGCTGAATGGATTACTTGATAAAATGTCTGACACCATTTCATGGCTTTTCTCAGCACAAATTTCTCATAGTAAATGTTCCATAAGTTTCGCCATCCGCCATAGAAAAATCCGGGTTATTTCAAGAAATTACTTCATTCTGTTCAATATCCACTATTCACAGAAAATGCTTAAggttttttgtgaaattttccGTTTGGTGAAAATATCAGGTTTACTCTAACATTAGAAAAGAGTGAGTTACTATTATATTTTGAGAGATTAactgaaaattaaataattgttcattttccagttatttttcatctcttttcGTGGAAGACTTTAGAGTACTACATTATGTTCTATTAAAAAATAGGCACTCTATTACAAGAGCATCCCAGATGctcaatggtttacaaaactgttttatttttgtttgtgaaaataagTTGTAATTTATTCTAACACTAGATTTATGGTACCGTAGATCACTTTGATACATTGCGATACTAGTAATCATtctcaatgaaattgaattaaatgtCATGTCAATCCACTAAGTTAGTAAAAGTATATAGAACTGAAACAGATTTTCAATCCAAAAACTGCATTTACAAAATTCAAaaggagaaaattgaaatttcaaatgagGTAACCCTCCATTTCTTTCTGAAACTTACTTCTTATGCGAATCATACTCCTAATCCATTCCATTCAATCTATTTAGCCGTTCCATTACATTTTTGACATTGTATCAGTAAATTAGGCCCATGCTAGTTTTTgttgattatattttttatcaggagatattttatttaagtGTCGTACCTGATGGATTAAACAGAGTAGCTGAGAAATTATTAGATCTAATCCAGCACTCATTTGGATAAATTATTACTGAACGAAATGTACCGATGGATTAACTACTGCttccaattttattgttcaatttatCTCTTTGACAACCACGATAACAACAATAACAGAGCGAAATCTAGGTGAATGAGTATTTTGCATCAAAGTTGAACGTCAGCATCTGCATGCTGTGCGATTAATTTAGTCTCGACTAATCGTTGGTTATAAATTTTGCAGTCCGACGCCTCCACACTTctttttaatgaataaacttGATCCCCGTCCAAATTTGAGGCACGGCTTTCAAGAAGCAGCGGTCCCTGAAGATCTGCTTCTTCCACCCATAAAAAAACTATGCTCCCGATCTTGCCAAAATTGTGAAATCGGGTACTCAATTCATCGCTCCCTGCAACTTGCAATCAGTTACTAAATAACTAATTAGATTCACAATAGTAGAAGCCACCCTTGTTATTCTTGAAAGTTTGTTTAGACAGAATTAAAGTTTCCTCATCTTGTGTTGTAATCGACCTTTTAATCGAGTACCAAAGTTTTCTCGGTTTTCAAAATTACTCTTTACCAAACATtctcaattaaatttatttcatgcaCTGATGCACTAGtgataatttgaaaatctcATTTGCATTTTGTAACGTACCGTATATTTAATTGCATTTCTCATCGAggatttttttctgatttagTAGGTACCGTAGCTTTTGTTCCAAGAACTTTATACCGCTATTGTATTTCTCCAATTACGCTATTTCACTATCAGTTTTCATACGATCATCAAAAATTTTAGTGAATCATCGTTCTTATTCTATTAAGTAGTCTTTgggtatttttttgtttattttcgaCGAAACTTCCAACTAATCAAAGAGACTACTTATTTTCCACTTCGGTTATAGTTTCATATAAGAATGTTACTTAGTTTAAGAAGAGAActtatctagaaatttttaatttacattttttcaatgtagttgtgaaattggaattcatATTTTACATATCCCACAATGTATTCAAGTGataaattataagtaaactCATTATTGAGCATATCAATAAcctcaatattttatattataaatttagcAAGCATCACATTTTTTCGTATAAAATTGATTCACGattatcaaattaaaattaatggcGAGTTTATCTTAGTAATCAGAGGTTCCACTCGCACTTTTTTACGGTCAAGTATTGATCTAGATTttattctccatacttatatcATAATCATGAAAAAACTGCACAGTTCTTAAGTTCATTTAGATCTAAAATGTGTTCTCAATAAGTTCTAGAAAGTACAGCATAATACAAACGATAACATTCGTTTATACTAAGAAATATATAGAAAACGTTCTTAATAGGTTCTAAAAAGTACAGCATGATAAAAAAGATAACGTTCCTTTGAAAGTATCGGTTACATTGGATTAAAATGTTAACTTAGTTTGCTTCATTCAGATGCTCTccagaataat
The sequence above is drawn from the Nilaparvata lugens isolate BPH chromosome 2, ASM1435652v1, whole genome shotgun sequence genome and encodes:
- the LOC111055721 gene encoding muscle-specific protein 20, whose amino-acid sequence is MPARNKEQEQEVIEWIETVIGEKLPSQPYEDVLKDGVVLCNLINKIAPGSVKKIQTKGTNFQLMENIQRFQAAVKKYGVPEEEIFQTADLFERRNIPQVTLCLYSLGRITQLHPEYTGPRLGPKMADKNERQFTEEQLKASEAHLGLQMGFNKGASQSGHGGFGNTRHM